ATTAAAACTATCCAATTAactacataaaatataaacaattagTTTCTATCACTTTTAGGGCAAGAGCAGCCTATAGGatgaaaaaagtattttatgctATGGTCTCATGAGACTTTTCTTTCACAACatttataagttatatatatgtgtaGATTTTGCATATTGTGAGAGAATAGTCTCATTAGATACCCTCCCTCACATTATAGAATACAAAGTAGTTTTTATATACTTAGATGCCAACTTGAGCTATGGAAGAATAATGGATTTAGACCAGGGAACACATTTGTACACTGATTCGATATTATATGCATTATTTTATACAGCTCACTAGCTCAACCTGAGTTAGAATGCATCTATTGTTTCTGGTTTTTGTTGTATTATATGGTAGCAATTAGGAAGATGCCTTTCCCTTTGCATTGACAACTTCTTGTTCCATTTACATTtcataaaatttagaattttcctCATATAAATTGTAACATTTTATGAAGAGCTAGTTCATTCgccctttatttttcaacagTTTCTTCGAGTCAGgttttgaaaaacttatttagaatatttttgggCTATGACACACACCATGCGTTCCacttttatttatcatttcGTGTAGCTCTGCCTGGGGTAGCACATATCCATTGtatctttgtttctttcattgTCTATATAGTAGCAACTAGGAATGTTTCATTGTCATTGACGTGTATTTGCACAAAACTTAAGTAATGAagacacttttttttcttcggaGAATCAAGGAATGAAACActtttaattagttaattagaGGTACAAGTACAACCTTATTTTCCTAGTAGTCTATTTTAAAGACATACTATGATTGCCAAGAAGAAGTCTTGTTGGATATCATCATCATGGCATTAACTTAAACGAAGATAGTCAAAGGAAGTTTAAAACATTATTGCGGTTTTTTTGGTCATCAGTCATATTCATTGTTTTTTGGGACCTTTTTTCACTTGTAAGCAAAAATCCAACAACAACTAGAGATATATctcatatatattaatttattgggTTGTTTACTAAatgcatgaattttttttttttttttttggattcgtAATTGTCTCACTTAAGAAGATTTTGAAACACAATGGTGCaacaaaatatcaagaaaaactGTAAAAGTATTCGCACTTGAAATGATGTTCAGAACTTTCTAATACGTAATATCTCTtcttccttgtgtgtgtgttttttttaaaagaggcTTAAGACTAaatctaagaacacaaaatcTAAATGTTGAATAATATGACATTAGAGAAACCAAGCTCTGCTGAGGTGGTATTTATTTTTGACATTAGAGAAACCAAAAGCAAGAATAAAAGCTACATCCATGAACGGACCATAATAGTAGATAACAAAATCTTCATTTTTACAGCAACCTCCCTTGGAAAGTCCTCAATTCTATAGTTTTCTATGTAAGTATTGAAACTATACTCCACCATGAAATAAGTAAATGCTTAAAGAAtaacttcttttcttcttgcttttttggtaataaaaggatatatattaaacaaacaacaaataaCTCTATTACAAACACTACTAACTTTATTAAAGGCAAGTAAAAGGAACCAACACAGACGGTGGATtatcaaatataacaaaatctaaaatttaagtACAACCAAACTTAGCCAACGCAATCACACATTGATTAGGAAATGTCATCAAAAGATTTTTGTAATCAGATAAAGGAAGTTCCCACATAAGATTATTGTAATTGTATGCGGCATTGTTAATCATGCAAACAATGTTCTTAGCATCTAattcaacaaagcataactttcataattcttttaataattttgattattttccgagaaccaattattttttaaattaaaatttccaaGAATCATTGAAAAGTAACATGAGACTGAGTGGTTATTGATGACTGGGCTACTTGCTTTCGGCCCATATAAAGTGAAAACCAAAATACTTTTTGGGCCAAAATAgtaactttatttaaaaaaaaaaacaaaaacaaaaaccaaagccACCTAGTGAAGTGTCACACTTCATGCAGTACTTACAAACAGAAAAAGTTAAAGCTCCCAAACAGTTCAGTTCAGTGTCACAGCCACAGCGCCACAGTGACCCAGCAGAAAAATCCGCGTGTCAGTTTCTGGAAGCTGACACAAATATCCACAATGTCACTGCCTGTTGAAGATAACTTTGGCTGCAATCATCATAATCACCCTTGATTGCGATTatgataaaaaatcaataatactccaaaaaaaaacaaaaacaaaaattcccCACTAATAACAAAaggtaataaaatataaacatagtATAATTAGCAATAATATGGTACGAGAATTTTGGGAGACGGGCTATAGTCGGTAAAAGTAGTCTCATCTAGTTGACCCATTTGGCGGTATCTCTCAAAGGTTTACTTGCTGTTCCGGTTGCTTTCTTAAACTTTTATTTCCTTTCTTCTACTACAGAGTACTCAGTACAGACTTCTACTTCTCTggctttttcatattttctcgCTTTGATTCTCTGTTTTCCGTTCTGTTCTCTTTAGCTTCGAAGACTCATTGCTCCGTTCCGTTCCAGGTAACGCCGTTTCTTCTCTAGATCTATTTCGTTggtttttttggctttttttttgcttttttttggcttttttttttttgctaattgaGGAAAAAGTTAACTAGACGAGAAGATagaagaattttaatttttttagtactcGTTATGTTGTTTAGTATTATTTTCTAACggagtttttgaagaaaagtaACGGCGTGAgtctattatatttttttagtaatctatttatttatttttatgggcCTATAGAAATATTTTGGTCTGCTCTATttatagttattattatttttttagaacttttatgattgaaagtttgaaacttgaaattctCTGTGTAGTtataaatttctcatttttggCCGgaaaacttttattattattattattattattatctaaataaTATAGACCGAAAGAGAAAGCGAAGCAAGATTGAAGCTAATGTAGGAATATATAGTAGCTACTAGCTAAAGCCTAGGTTGTAGTGACTAGTATTACTTTGCTTGTTCTACAAGTTAATGGGCTTGTAATAAGCTTGGGCCTCTTGGGCCATAATTTAATACATTTTAACAACTAGTATTGTTCAAACTCTCTTTACGTGTATATGTATTTTTAGTCTAAGCTTATTATTGAGCTGTTTGTTATTGATCTTTGCAACTATTGGTGTTTCAACTCCCATTTCTTAAGTAAGTGTAAGTTTGACCAAATGCTTGTATCGTTGTTGATCTTTGCATATTTAAAACCATGTgagcttttttaaaaaaaaaaattgatttgtttgTATATGTCTTTTCAACATTCTgactatttgttttaaaattattatgtgtAAATGTGTGTTTTACATGTTCAATATGTCTTGTGAGGTTAATTTATGTGTCTGTGTGTTGCATTGACTTGCATAGAGCTCAATTTCTTGTGAGCTaagcttttgtttctttgagggTAATCAATGTTGTTCAACCATTGCGCCATATTTTATAATGTGGTTAACTATTTCTTGAATTGTTCCGTTTTGAATGAGTGTTTATTTGCACAGAGAAATTGTAAAGATGAAGGGTGCCAAGGGTAAGGGGGCTGCTAGGAACTCAAGGGAAGCATTGAAGCCCGTGGATGACAGGTTGGTTTTGatgttttgattttaaataaaattcttacattatattcGATTGTGTTGGGCTTAACTTGAACTTTGAAAAGATTGTTTCTTGGCATGATCTATTTTTGTGGGTTGTCGGTTTCACGGCCACTGCTATGGTTATAAGTTCTATTGATATCTTATGTTATGTACTCGATGGTGTATACAGCGGTTACAGGAATATTGTAGTGATGTGTCATGTATCTTCAATTTTTCAGAAAGGTTGGGAAGCGGAAGGCAGTGGCGAAGGTTGACAAGAGTAGCAAACGACAGGCCAAGAAGCCAAAAAGTGCCAAGAAAGACCCTAACAAACCAAAACGGCCTCCTAgtgctttctttgttttcctGTATGTATTTCTTTCTCTGTTGCTTTCTACAatgtatattgattgattttttggAAATGGTGATTATGAAGATCTGTCTGATCCATGTGGGTTAATGTAATAGTGAGGAGTTCAGGAAGGAGTACAAGAAGGAACACCCTGAGGTTAAAGCTGTGTCAGCTGTAAGTTATATACTAGATTTGTCTCCCAAACAacaccccccctcccccccccccccaacaacaacaaaaaaagcaaGTGATTTTGTTCATTGTATGCTTTAATTGAAGGTTGGGAAAGCTGGAGGAGAGAAGTGGAAATCCATGTCTGATGCTGTAAGTATTCTAATATTTTAATCATACATGATGGTCATATTGAGGGGTTTTCTGCCCTCTGAAACGGTttgatttaaaattctattGAATTATGTATGAAAAGCTGTTGTAAAATATAGTATTGCgcgataaaattttttttacacctgACACTGAAATTCTTGGGAAAATCACTATGAACTTTACATAAGCCTAGTGATAAATGACTGTTTTTACCTTCTCAATCCCTTGAAGGAAATGGGTGTTCTTGTGAGCTTAAGAATTGAAGATGTTTGTGAAACAGGTATTGTTTTAGTGAAGGCAAAGCCTTTCAGTGATAGGCACATGGTGATTTTGGTGAATGAGTTCTTTGAGATAGATAATTTTAGCCATAGGAGATGGTTCTTTCAGTGAACCACTTCTGCAatgttcattttttaattttattctagtGAATGAAGCATGTATTATTGACTTAAGCTTTCTTGGCTGGTTTGGAAGGAAAAAGCTCCATATGAAGCCAAGGCTAAGAAAAGGAAGTCTGACTATGAAAAGCTTATGAAGGCCTACAACAAGAAACAGGTGAATATTATCgcatttatttcttatttttggtaCATTGCTAGGCTTGTTTACTTGATTGACATTCCTTTATTTGTTTCCTTTGTTTGTGATGATAGGAGAGCACGGCCGAAGATGGTGATGAGGAGTCAGATAAGTCAAAATCCGAAGTGaatgatgaagatgaggaagatgcTGAGGTAGTCATACTTCTATagtttcctttttttgggggggcaCATTTTTCATGTATAATGTTTCTTGGTTGGTACATAAAGTAAATTCTTAATTGATATTATTGCCCTCCTTTTCTTTAACTGGTTAAGGAGGGTTAACAATATCAGAGAAGATAGATTGCTTCCTGTTCTGTTATTTAAAATGGTTAAAGTTCTAATTTTAAGTGCTTTGGTCTTTATTGGCCTGCTATATGAGTCAGTTTTGAATTGCTAAACTTATTTAGTTAGGGCTATACACAACCATATTGTGAAGCGAAATTGTGTTTAACATGCTAAACGGAAGGGGAAGCGTGGCCCTAAAAGGAAATAGGGGCTTCTATATGGAAAATAGCTTTAGTAGTTAGGGCTCGTGGagaaaccaaattaaaaacGTATGAATTACTTGAATTGCGTACCTTACATGAAAACATTATGGGACCAATGTCATAGTTTAAGCTCCATAGTGGTTGTAATTTACCATTATGCAAAACATATATGAGTCTTTTTTTCACCCAGTAGTGGAGAgtacataaaattaaataatgttcCTGAGATAATTTTGGTGTGCCTTTTTGATGCCACCATCGACTTATCAATTTAATGGTGAGGTCAAGATGTAAACATTCCATGTCTTGCATCATTAACATTGATACTGGGGTTGTTGCTTTGGTGGTTCATGCCAGTGCTTATATATTGCTATGTTTCTTTGCAGGAGGGACAgcatgaggatgatgatgatggggaggaagaggaggaggaggaggaggatgagGATGAAGATGATGACTGAGATTGGATGCATTTTGACATGGGCTTGATGGTTGATCTAGTGAGAAAGGATTGTGAATCCCTTGTATGTTAATACTCCTAGGTCACATTTAGTGcccttttgaaaaatgaaaaacatgtgttttgtgCTGCTGCCAGTATCTTGTTAGTTACTTGTATGGGAAGCTCTAGCTTTCCTCTTTTAGTTAGATATAGTAGTTATAGTTCTCTTTGTATGCGGTGGCTaaagtatatataattatatctaaatcttaattaaaaaagttgACACCTTCATAAGTTACAAGTTCATTAGatttgatgataataataatgtagAAACTATACGGCAGTAGCGGCCATGGCAGAAGTGGTTAGAAACCTCATGTCAAGTTGCCTTAGATGGGTGTggttaacaattttttttaagtgtgttAAATGTTTTGGATTCATCCGCCTTTTGATTAGTGCTCGAGTCATTAGAGGGTTCAATACTTGGagaatttttattctaaaatgaAGTTAATGGGTAGGCATAACTATCTACTCTGATTTCATGAAGTATAAACGGTTAGAAAAagatatatttaattattgaactttcaaaaaaggattattttattatttaactgttattttttttaaaattctaggGACATAATTTTTGTATAATAACTTTTGTCATTGTCAAATGGTGGAGGAAAAAATGGTGGGATATAAAAGTGATTATTCATCATAAGCTTTTGACTATTTCAACAAGTTGGGATAAAATCCATGGTAAATAGTACAATcgtaaattaatcatttttacaactcttttttttaataaaaaaaggcataaatatTGTAAATTCTAAATTCTACCAAAGGATTGAAAATATAGTATAGTGGATATAATTTGGTATTATTGCATTAGGATCTTCTGGTAACTACCCCAGAATTCTCcaacaaaattttatccatcaattttgaaattataatcaTAGTTGGGAGATTCTATAGAAGAAATATGAGGTTTTGCTTCTGGTGGTATGCGTCGGGTCTGCTAATAgagttaaataaattatttctaagaataaatatttaaatatcaatcacattggatagaatagaatagaaGCCAACAAAATTCTTCCAAACAAGTATGAATATGTTGGATCAGCATCAACTTTCGCAACACAGAAAATAATAACAGTTTATCTTGGCATTTGTCTTTGAAGTCATGATCTCTATCTATAAGAACTCATTGGTTATAGGTTGTGTTCTATTCGGTCGAAACTATCTCTCATAGCTTCACCAAGTCGTTGCCAGCATGGTCTCAAAGGGCGAGTTCCTTCACTTACCTTCCCTGAATGATCTCATTCTTTCAGTTCtagtaaattaaattttgttaggAGTATATTATAACATTTAGACAAATTTTGACTATAATTATTTTGATGTCTATTAAACTTATTGATgctatcaaaagaaaattatttaaattattattgatgTGAGAAGAACatgactaattaattatttgcaAAACTTAAACCATGATTTGGTAGACCATTCTCAGGATTTTGGCACAAGCAGAATGCTtttcacagaaaaaaaaaaaaacaaaattaaaattagagcCTGTTTAGTAGCAGTGTTTTTAAGTATTGTTGTTCCATTTTCAATGttataaaatatatgtttaagTGTTATAGAAATACATGTCagaagtattattattatttaaacactgaaaactgttgtttaaagcTGCGTTTGGATTATGCTGATTTCAAGCGCGTTTGcgtttttctccttttttttattttttttcacgtGTTTTTTAGACTTGCGGTTACTGTTTATTTACTGTTCAataaacagtaaccgcaaaatttgacttttcaacctTTTTTCAGCCAATTagtgcacatcgtgtactgtttacggacccacaaatttcacttttcagcaactttttcattaaaaatgggtcccacggtactattcacacatttaaaatttattttgctacagtatttttcagttttcagtttcagttttcagttttcagctgtatccaaacggaccctaaataaTAGTGCCAAATAGCCTCTTAATatttaacttaaaaaagaagaggatgtttcgaagaagaaaaaaaaaaaaaaaaaatcctatttaagAAGGATATGATTTCCTAGAGATACGTCTAAACTTCAAAGTACTAATAATCACTCAAAACTGACATTGCGTGAGGTCCACCCACCCGACCCACCATACTACTATTCCAGCCATAAATTCCTTCTCCCATTATCCCATCAGTTAATAATCAGCCACGTTATAGTTTATATGTCACGCATCACCATTTAATTCTAGCAGACAAAGTTTGAGCTAAAATGAATGTACCTTATCTATAATCTAGGTTGCACGGACACGCCATTTTTGGCATCGTGTCCGCGTCCGACACGTGTTGGACACCGAAACGGGGACGACGCGCCAGATTTCGGTGTCCGGTGAtgtcccttttctttttctttttttcgctTCTCCGACATGACTCCAACATGACGCCGACGCGGTTCCGACGCCTCCGACACGCcaacagtgaaaaaaaaaaatcacagatttTGACCGGTGAACTTACCAATGCCATTGATTTTGTGATAACcctaaaataatatagcaagTTTAGAGTCTCTTAGACTGAAAGTTGAAACCACATCTCAGTTCTTCTCAACCCACCCTCCCTCTGTCGCTGCCGCTGCCCTCTGTCCCTCGTCGGAGTTAGATCGGGCCGATCGACAAGCTCCAACGTCAACGTTGTGCCCTCTGTCCCttccgatctctctctctctcggcgcGGACCGATCTCTTCTctgttctctctctattttttttttctttctttctttccgatATTAACTTGAATGTACTGTTACTTACTTATTATAATgcgttttgtttttgttttgtgtttttttttttttttttttaactgctgCTGTGGCCTGTGTGCCCTCTGtccctctttttatatatatatatatatatatatatatatttttttttttttttttttaatattagttataacttatatatttgtttttgtatgtactgctatagttttatttatttattaaagttaaatattAGGTGATTTTACTAAAATGACTACTGAAAGTGCttgaagattttgtgtattATTGTAGTACTTTAAgtgttagtttacttatttgtaattcttacataatttaaattctaaacataaatgtattttgtctaaaaatattaaaaaatatgcctaaatataaattttaattaattatttaaccgccGTGTCCCCGCCGTGtcgtgtccttatttttcaaaaattgccataTCTCCGTGTCGTGTCCGTGCAACTTAGTCTATAATATAccttttaaggaaaaaaaaaaattgacggttaaagaaaggaaaaagtttaCTTACAAACTCATCTGGTGGAAAATTCCTTTAACCTATTTCGCAACAATTGCTAAAATCATCTGTGTATTTTTTGTCACATGATTACCTATTTAATGAACCGTATGACTTGTTTATATAGACGGTTTATGAGTAATTGCATAATAGGTCGAAAGAAATTCCTCCAAATGGTTTGAAAGAAAACTTTATccgttaaaaaaataaaaatttacagtTTCAAATGAGTAATTCAGGAGACAAGAATTATGTACAATCGAGAAGGAGCTATGTACAAGTTGTCAAGCTTCCAGCCAGCAAATAATCAGTCAACGATGATGAGGGTCATAAGAAACAAATGCAGGATCTGGAACAATGAGTGGCAACTTATCAATGTACATAAAAAGTCTCTTCAAGTTCTCTCTGGAGATTGAAGACAAGTCAACAACCTCCCTGCTACTGATGTAGATCCAAAGATCATCTGTGTCAACTCTGCTGAGACTGTCCCGGCAAAAGGGGCATGACTGAGATCGTATACGCCTAGAGCAACCATGAAACAACAAAACATGATGACCAACTTAGAAGGTATAGTTAGAACATGAAAAGACAGACAAATGCCATATCTAGCACtcaaggagagagaaaattatggATACTCACTAAATGAACCAAGAGTTAAGTCTTTTAGGTTCTGGATGTTTATGGGCAAGAAGAAGAGGCATCTTTCATTTGGGAACCATGTAGTGATAATTTATACCTTACTAGTGGTAGTCTGGTTGCTATGATGATTATAAAAATTAGCAATAGGCACTAAAATCAAGTGGCACTACTTCATTTGGAAGTAAATGATCTTCAATCAACACAAGTATGCAGAGTCCATAGGCATTAAGTTCACAAGCAGCAATGCATGCATTCCGTATATGATATCTGACATACATTTATGCAGAGTCCATAGGCATTAAGTTCACAAGCAGCAATGCATGCATTCCGTATATGATATCTGACATACTTTTGCTAGCATTATGGAGATGAGACATAAAGTCAG
The sequence above is drawn from the Quercus robur chromosome 7, dhQueRobu3.1, whole genome shotgun sequence genome and encodes:
- the LOC126692354 gene encoding high mobility group B protein 1; the protein is MKGAKGKGAARNSREALKPVDDRKVGKRKAVAKVDKSSKRQAKKPKSAKKDPNKPKRPPSAFFVFLEEFRKEYKKEHPEVKAVSAVGKAGGEKWKSMSDAEKAPYEAKAKKRKSDYEKLMKAYNKKQESTAEDGDEESDKSKSEVNDEDEEDAEEGQHEDDDDGEEEEEEEEDEDEDDD